In the genome of Salinispirillum sp. LH 10-3-1, one region contains:
- the icd gene encoding NADP-dependent isocitrate dehydrogenase, whose product MAYQKIQVPAEGTKITINTDGSLNVPNNPIIPFIEGDGIGVDVTPPMLDVLNAAVEKAYGGERKLVWMEVFAGEKAVKVYGDDTWLPEETLEALQEFKVGIKGPLTTPVGGGIRSLNVAIRQKLDLFVCQRPVLWFTGVPSPVKNPQDVDMVIFRENSEDIYAGIEWKAGSPEAKKVIKFFTEEMGVTNIRFEDMCGIGVKPVSEEGTKRLVRQALQYTVDNDRESLTLVHKGNIMKFTEGAFKDWGYEIARDEFGAELLDGGPWMQFKNPKTGKNIIVKDVIADAMLQQILLRPAEYDVIATLNLNGDYLSDALAAEVGGIGIAPGANLSDTVGVFEATHGTAPKYAGQDKVNPGSLILSGEMMLRHLGWTEAADMILKGTSAAIGDKKVTYDFHRLMDGAELVSASQFGKEIIARM is encoded by the coding sequence ATGGCTTACCAAAAGATCCAGGTGCCTGCTGAAGGAACCAAGATCACCATCAATACCGATGGTTCTCTGAATGTACCGAATAATCCTATCATCCCGTTCATCGAAGGCGATGGTATCGGTGTAGACGTTACGCCACCTATGCTCGACGTATTGAATGCCGCGGTTGAAAAAGCCTACGGCGGCGAGCGCAAACTGGTGTGGATGGAAGTCTTTGCCGGAGAAAAAGCCGTTAAAGTATATGGCGACGATACTTGGTTGCCAGAAGAAACATTGGAAGCCCTGCAAGAATTCAAAGTGGGCATCAAAGGCCCCCTGACGACGCCAGTGGGCGGCGGCATCCGTTCTTTGAACGTGGCCATTCGTCAGAAGCTTGATCTGTTCGTTTGCCAGCGCCCTGTATTGTGGTTCACCGGTGTGCCTAGCCCAGTGAAAAACCCACAAGACGTGGACATGGTGATTTTCCGTGAAAACTCAGAAGACATCTACGCAGGTATCGAGTGGAAAGCTGGTTCGCCAGAAGCGAAGAAAGTCATCAAGTTCTTCACTGAAGAAATGGGCGTGACCAACATCCGTTTCGAAGACATGTGTGGTATCGGTGTTAAACCAGTATCGGAAGAAGGCACTAAGCGCCTAGTACGCCAAGCCTTGCAGTACACCGTGGACAACGACCGTGAGTCGCTGACCCTGGTACACAAAGGTAACATCATGAAGTTCACCGAAGGTGCCTTCAAAGATTGGGGTTACGAAATCGCGCGTGACGAGTTCGGCGCTGAGTTGTTGGACGGCGGCCCATGGATGCAGTTCAAAAACCCGAAAACGGGCAAAAACATCATCGTTAAAGACGTGATTGCAGACGCTATGCTGCAGCAAATCTTGTTGCGCCCAGCGGAATACGATGTTATTGCGACCCTGAACCTGAACGGCGACTACCTATCAGATGCTCTGGCGGCAGAAGTAGGCGGTATCGGTATCGCTCCGGGTGCGAACCTGTCTGACACCGTCGGCGTTTTCGAAGCCACTCACGGAACAGCGCCTAAGTACGCTGGCCAAGACAAAGTGAACCCTGGTTCATTGATTCTGTCAGGTGAGATGATGCTGCGCCACTTGGGTTGGACTGAAGCTGCCGACATGATCCTGAAGGGTACGTCTGCTGCCATCGGCGACAAGAAAGTAACCTATGACTTCCATCGCCTGATGGACGGTGCTGAGCTGGTTTCTGCGTCACAATTTGGTAAAGAAATTATCGCTCGCAT
- a CDS encoding rRNA large subunit pseudouridine synthase E: protein MAKLILFNKPYNVLSQFTDDAGRATLANFVTVHNVYPAGRLDYDSEGLLLLTDDGALQHQIAHPKKKMPKSYWVQVEGDVTDEALQALRSGVMLKDGKTLPAKAQRQAPPPWLWPRNPPIRERQNIPDSWLSLQIGEGKNRQVRRMTAAVGFPTLRLIRYAIGPWSLDGLMPGAHREISVHTSAPLRKKPLRRKNFRG, encoded by the coding sequence TTGGCGAAATTAATTTTGTTCAATAAACCTTACAATGTGCTGTCTCAGTTCACCGATGACGCTGGCAGAGCCACATTGGCAAACTTTGTTACGGTACACAACGTCTATCCTGCTGGACGCCTCGACTACGACTCTGAAGGCCTGTTGCTGTTAACCGACGATGGCGCTTTGCAGCATCAGATCGCACACCCGAAGAAAAAGATGCCGAAAAGCTATTGGGTACAGGTCGAAGGTGATGTTACGGATGAGGCATTGCAGGCACTGCGCAGTGGCGTGATGCTGAAAGACGGCAAAACTTTACCCGCCAAAGCTCAACGGCAAGCCCCACCGCCGTGGTTATGGCCTCGTAACCCGCCAATTCGTGAACGGCAAAATATCCCAGACAGCTGGTTGAGTTTGCAGATCGGTGAAGGGAAGAATCGCCAAGTACGGCGCATGACCGCCGCCGTGGGCTTCCCTACCCTGCGTTTGATTCGCTACGCGATCGGGCCATGGTCGTTGGACGGCCTAATGCCCGGCGCGCATAGGGAGATCTCCGTCCATACAAGCGCTCCTTTGAGAAAGAAACCCCTAAGGCGTAAAAACTTCAGAGGCTAA
- the tdh gene encoding L-threonine 3-dehydrogenase: MKALAKLKPEQGIWMTDVPKPEMGHNDLLIKIRKTAICGTDVHIYNWDEWSQNTIQVPLVAGHEYVGEVVDIGQEVRGFKIGDRVSGEGHITCGHCRNCRAGRTHLCRNTIGVGVNRDGAFAEYLVLPAFNAFKLPDNIPDDLAAIFDPFGNAVHTALSFDLVGEDVLITGAGPIGIMAAAVCRHVGARKIVVTDVNDFRLSLAAKMGATRTVNVMQENLKDVMRELGMNEGFDVGLEMSGVPSAFTAMLDGMNHGGKIAMLGIPPSDMAVDWTKVIFKGLQIKGVYGREMFETWYKMAALIQSGLDLTPMITHHFSVDDFQQGFDVMRSGQSGKVILDWV, from the coding sequence ATGAAAGCACTCGCCAAACTAAAGCCGGAGCAAGGCATTTGGATGACCGACGTGCCCAAGCCGGAAATGGGGCATAACGACCTTCTGATCAAAATCCGCAAAACCGCTATTTGTGGGACTGACGTGCATATCTATAACTGGGATGAATGGTCGCAGAACACCATTCAAGTGCCCTTAGTGGCTGGCCACGAATACGTCGGAGAGGTCGTTGACATTGGTCAAGAAGTGCGTGGGTTCAAAATTGGTGACCGCGTCAGCGGGGAAGGGCACATTACCTGCGGGCATTGCCGTAACTGCCGGGCGGGACGCACGCACCTGTGCCGCAACACCATAGGCGTCGGCGTGAACCGGGACGGTGCTTTTGCCGAATACTTGGTGCTGCCAGCCTTCAATGCGTTCAAACTGCCCGATAACATTCCTGACGACTTGGCGGCGATATTTGATCCCTTCGGCAACGCGGTGCACACCGCTTTGTCGTTCGATCTGGTGGGCGAAGACGTGCTGATTACCGGGGCAGGGCCTATCGGCATTATGGCTGCTGCCGTATGTCGCCACGTCGGCGCGCGGAAAATAGTGGTGACAGACGTTAACGACTTTCGTTTGAGCCTCGCGGCCAAAATGGGTGCCACCCGCACCGTTAATGTAATGCAAGAAAACCTCAAAGATGTGATGCGCGAGCTGGGCATGAACGAGGGCTTTGATGTGGGCTTGGAAATGTCCGGCGTGCCATCGGCCTTTACCGCCATGCTGGACGGCATGAACCACGGCGGCAAGATCGCCATGCTGGGGATCCCACCGTCCGATATGGCCGTGGATTGGACCAAGGTGATTTTTAAAGGTCTACAAATCAAGGGGGTTTATGGCCGGGAAATGTTCGAAACCTGGTACAAAATGGCGGCGCTGATCCAATCGGGTTTGGATTTAACCCCGATGATTACCCATCATTTTTCCGTCGATGATTTCCAGCAAGGCTTTGATGTTATGCGGTCGGGACAGTCAGGCAAGGTCATCTTAGACTGGGTTTAA